In Marinobacter sp. LQ44, the following are encoded in one genomic region:
- a CDS encoding accessory factor UbiK family protein, whose amino-acid sequence MKGPQDFFAQLQGQFGQFVPDMARAAKDDFEAQARATVMTVMSKLELVTREEFDAQQAVLMRTREKVEALEKRVAELEQKLSSQ is encoded by the coding sequence ATGAAAGGGCCACAGGATTTTTTTGCTCAGTTACAGGGCCAGTTTGGCCAGTTCGTTCCGGATATGGCTCGTGCTGCGAAAGACGATTTTGAGGCGCAGGCCAGAGCGACGGTGATGACGGTGATGTCGAAGCTGGAACTGGTCACCCGTGAAGAATTCGATGCCCAGCAGGCGGTATTGATGAGAACCCGTGAAAAGGTGGAAGCGCTAGAGAAGCGGGTGGCCGAGCTCGAGCAGAAACTGTCGTCACAGTGA
- a CDS encoding ammonium transporter, producing the protein MESTVFEIQYALDTFYFLVCGALVMWMAAGFAMLESGLVRSKNTTEILTKNVALYAVACTMYMVCGYAIMYGGGTFLSGITGMGVEEGFEYEAASTYAPSADFFFQVVFVATAMSIVSGAVAERMKLWAFLIFAVVMTGFIYPMEGAWTWGGDDVFGMYNLGDLGFSDFAGSGIVHMAGAAAALAGVLLLGARKGKYGPNGEIRAIPGANLPLATLGTFILWMGWFGFNGGSVLATASAESANDVAIVFMNTNAAAAGGGLAALILARLMFGKADLTMLLNGALAGLVTITAGPDTPTPLLATIFGAFGGLLVVVSIVTLDKLRIDDPVGAISVHGVCGLLGLLLVPITNGDSSFSGQIIGALTIFVWVFVASLIVWGILKAVMGIRVSEEDEYEGVDYSECGMEAYPEFVSGKQ; encoded by the coding sequence ATGGAAAGCACTGTTTTTGAAATACAGTACGCATTAGACACGTTTTACTTCCTCGTTTGTGGCGCATTGGTCATGTGGATGGCAGCAGGCTTTGCCATGCTTGAATCCGGCCTGGTGCGTTCAAAGAACACCACTGAAATTCTGACCAAGAACGTCGCCCTGTACGCCGTTGCCTGCACCATGTACATGGTCTGCGGCTACGCGATCATGTACGGTGGCGGCACCTTCCTGAGCGGCATTACTGGCATGGGCGTTGAAGAGGGCTTCGAGTACGAAGCGGCTTCAACCTACGCGCCATCCGCTGACTTCTTCTTCCAGGTGGTCTTCGTTGCCACTGCCATGTCCATCGTCTCCGGTGCCGTGGCCGAGCGCATGAAGCTCTGGGCATTCCTGATCTTCGCGGTTGTGATGACTGGCTTCATCTACCCGATGGAAGGCGCCTGGACCTGGGGCGGCGACGATGTATTTGGCATGTACAACCTGGGCGATCTTGGCTTCAGTGACTTTGCCGGCTCTGGCATCGTACACATGGCCGGTGCAGCTGCGGCTCTGGCAGGCGTCCTGCTGCTGGGTGCCCGTAAAGGCAAATACGGCCCGAACGGCGAGATCCGCGCCATTCCTGGCGCCAACCTGCCCCTGGCAACCCTGGGCACCTTCATCCTGTGGATGGGCTGGTTCGGCTTCAACGGTGGCTCGGTTCTGGCGACCGCTTCTGCCGAATCCGCCAACGACGTAGCCATCGTGTTCATGAACACCAACGCCGCAGCGGCTGGTGGCGGTCTCGCCGCCCTGATTCTCGCCCGACTGATGTTTGGCAAAGCTGACCTGACCATGCTCCTGAACGGTGCACTGGCTGGCCTGGTCACCATCACTGCCGGCCCGGACACACCCACTCCGCTGCTGGCGACCATCTTTGGCGCCTTCGGTGGCCTGCTGGTGGTCGTGAGCATCGTAACCCTGGACAAGCTGCGCATTGATGACCCGGTTGGTGCCATCTCGGTTCACGGCGTCTGCGGTCTGCTCGGCCTGCTGCTGGTCCCGATTACCAACGGCGACTCCAGCTTCAGTGGCCAGATCATCGGCGCCCTGACCATCTTTGTATGGGTCTTCGTTGCCAGCCTGATCGTCTGGGGCATCCTTAAGGCGGTCATGGGTATCCGGGTATCCGAAGAAGACGAGTACGAAGGTGTGGACTACTCTGAGTGCGGTATGGAAGCCTATCCGGAGTTTGTCAGCGGCAAGCAGTAA
- a CDS encoding AraC family transcriptional regulator encodes MNALLSGGTLPVIRAHYAEILCQLAEERGVAPQELVSAAGIRQHQLGHPDNFITLDQFTELCRQAFNRCKDDGLGLEFGRRLKFTAHGALSQAAISCDTLEQALQVLIKYFRIRFAYMALSFSIEGDEAVIQLDIKHDTRDLHRFNIEVVLASLMEVNNLLFGQRLLEGGRCLVDYERPANVAPYRPLFGNAVSFSTGVNQLRFQKQFLTLPLSLSNPVARRVAEAQCEEEMRQMEASTSVTERVVRMLESVRDGRLLSLEDVAGQLHVSARTLRRQLAAEGARFQLLQETVRHKRALDLLRRHSLLSIDDVAEHLGYSDPSNFARAFRKWEGISPSAWRRLHQAEGA; translated from the coding sequence ATGAATGCACTGCTTTCCGGCGGCACCCTGCCTGTTATCCGGGCCCATTACGCAGAGATTCTTTGCCAGCTGGCAGAGGAAAGAGGCGTTGCCCCGCAAGAACTGGTCAGTGCTGCCGGTATCCGCCAGCACCAGTTGGGCCATCCAGATAATTTCATTACCCTCGATCAGTTCACCGAGCTGTGTCGACAGGCCTTCAACCGTTGTAAGGATGATGGCCTGGGGCTTGAGTTTGGCCGCCGCCTGAAATTTACCGCCCATGGTGCGCTGTCTCAGGCAGCCATCAGTTGCGACACCCTCGAGCAGGCGCTGCAGGTGTTGATCAAATATTTTCGGATTCGTTTTGCCTACATGGCCCTGTCATTCTCTATTGAGGGCGATGAAGCGGTCATTCAGCTCGATATCAAACACGACACCCGGGATCTGCACCGTTTCAACATCGAGGTGGTCCTGGCGTCTCTGATGGAAGTGAACAATCTGCTGTTTGGTCAGCGGTTGCTGGAGGGTGGGCGGTGCCTGGTCGACTACGAGCGACCAGCCAATGTTGCGCCTTACCGGCCGCTGTTTGGTAACGCGGTGAGTTTCTCCACCGGTGTTAACCAGCTTCGCTTCCAAAAGCAGTTCCTGACCCTGCCATTGTCCTTATCCAATCCTGTGGCTCGTCGTGTGGCGGAAGCGCAGTGTGAGGAAGAAATGCGGCAGATGGAGGCGTCTACATCGGTGACCGAGCGCGTGGTCCGGATGCTGGAATCGGTTCGTGATGGCCGCCTGCTTAGTCTGGAGGATGTTGCCGGGCAATTGCATGTGTCGGCTCGCACACTGCGGAGGCAGTTGGCGGCAGAGGGCGCGCGCTTCCAGCTTCTCCAGGAAACCGTGCGCCATAAAAGAGCCCTGGATCTGTTACGGCGACACTCACTCCTGAGTATCGACGATGTTGCAGAACACCTGGGTTACAGCGACCCCTCCAATTTTGCCCGGGCCTTTCGTAAATGGGAGGGTATTTCGCCCTCGGCCTGGCGCAGGTTGCACCAGGCCGAGGGCGCTTGA
- a CDS encoding sigma-70 family RNA polymerase sigma factor yields MTTLDQQPAKAEGRKDPWGVLLEKVGKHQDRAAYHALFEHFAPQLKYYAISNGMASHAEELVQEVFISIWRRSCLYDWRKAAASTWIFTIARNQRIDMLRKMQRTSAEMAVETEDLWQIPGDNEDEPVTSLHRLMSERRIRESLSQLPEEQITVIAKVYMEHKSHQMVADELQIPLGTVKSRVRLALNKLKVILQDQNV; encoded by the coding sequence GTGACCACACTGGATCAGCAACCAGCGAAAGCCGAGGGCCGGAAAGATCCTTGGGGCGTCCTGCTGGAAAAAGTAGGCAAACACCAGGATAGAGCTGCGTACCACGCTTTGTTCGAACACTTTGCGCCACAGCTAAAGTATTACGCTATTTCCAATGGCATGGCCAGCCACGCCGAGGAGTTGGTGCAGGAAGTGTTCATTTCCATCTGGCGCCGGTCCTGTCTCTACGACTGGCGCAAGGCGGCGGCGTCGACCTGGATATTCACCATCGCCCGTAACCAGCGCATTGATATGTTGCGGAAAATGCAGCGAACCAGCGCTGAAATGGCGGTTGAAACCGAGGATCTATGGCAGATTCCCGGCGATAACGAGGACGAGCCGGTGACATCCCTGCACCGATTGATGTCGGAGCGCCGGATTCGCGAGTCACTCAGCCAGTTGCCGGAAGAGCAGATTACCGTGATCGCCAAAGTGTACATGGAACATAAATCTCACCAGATGGTGGCGGACGAACTTCAGATCCCCCTGGGAACCGTGAAGAGCCGGGTACGCCTGGCATTGAACAAGTTAAAAGTGATTTTGCAGGATCAGAACGTATGA
- a CDS encoding ChrR family anti-sigma-E factor, translating into MTRHHPDSLSLMEYSAGNLTEPHALCIRLHLEQCPHCRSRVDTLNSLGAVMMEQQPKVSVSDSSFEQLMARIDAAPDDISPVAQAPRLSPLQKLLGQDINDLPWKRQLGDVSILDISEKFPGQDERVVLQRLVAGGKAPAHTHRGDETTIVLQGAFADQKGVFNQWDFVVLNEQDEHRPVAVGCEDCITLSVLSAPVRLTGTFTRMLNPFIR; encoded by the coding sequence ATGACACGGCACCACCCCGACAGCCTCAGCCTGATGGAATACAGCGCTGGCAACCTGACTGAGCCCCATGCTCTCTGCATCCGGCTGCACCTGGAGCAGTGCCCACACTGTCGGAGCCGGGTGGACACATTGAACAGTCTGGGCGCGGTAATGATGGAGCAGCAGCCGAAGGTCAGTGTGTCGGACAGCAGCTTTGAGCAGTTGATGGCGCGTATCGACGCAGCTCCCGACGATATCTCACCGGTGGCGCAGGCACCACGCTTGAGCCCACTGCAGAAGCTGCTTGGCCAGGACATCAACGATCTGCCCTGGAAGCGTCAGTTGGGCGACGTCAGCATACTGGATATTTCGGAAAAGTTTCCCGGCCAGGATGAGCGAGTGGTGCTGCAGAGACTGGTGGCAGGCGGCAAAGCGCCGGCCCATACCCACCGTGGTGATGAGACAACGATCGTACTCCAGGGCGCATTCGCCGACCAGAAGGGCGTGTTCAACCAATGGGACTTCGTGGTGTTGAATGAGCAGGACGAGCATCGGCCCGTTGCTGTCGGGTGTGAAGACTGCATTACGCTGTCTGTACTTAGCGCTCCGGTCAGGCTGACGGGCACCTTTACCAGGATGTTGAACCCGTTTATTCGGTAA
- the glnK gene encoding P-II family nitrogen regulator translates to MKLVTAIIKPFKLDDVREALSEIGVQGVTVTEVKGFGRQKGHTELYRGAEYVVDFLPKVKVEIAIGDNLLDQVIEAITKAANTGKIGDGKIFVTELAQAIRIRTGETGEEAV, encoded by the coding sequence ATGAAACTTGTGACAGCGATCATCAAGCCTTTCAAATTGGATGATGTCCGTGAGGCACTATCCGAGATTGGCGTACAAGGCGTAACCGTCACTGAAGTCAAAGGCTTCGGTCGGCAAAAAGGCCACACAGAACTCTACCGTGGCGCGGAATACGTGGTGGACTTCCTGCCCAAGGTCAAAGTGGAAATCGCCATTGGCGACAACCTGCTCGACCAGGTCATCGAAGCCATCACCAAGGCGGCCAATACCGGCAAGATCGGCGATGGCAAGATCTTCGTGACCGAACTGGCGCAAGCCATCCGGATTCGAACCGGCGAGACTGGCGAAGAAGCGGTCTGA
- a CDS encoding YifB family Mg chelatase-like AAA ATPase, with translation MLAIVHSRASIGVSAPAVTVEVHLSGGLPALSIVGLPETGVRESKDRVRSALINAGFEFPARRITINLAPADLPKEGGRFDLPIALGILAASGQIPAESLKDLEFIGELSLDGALRPLKGVLPAVLAARDAGRALLLPQDNADEAALASNEDVFAASHVLTICEHLSGRARISPIARAQPETGPRGDELDLADVRGQQVPRRALEVAAAGGHNLLLFGPPGTGKSMLASRLPGILPALDDAAAMEVASVHSVAGLPLKPGGWRQAPFRAPHHTASAVALVGGGSSPRPGEISLAHRGVLFLDELPEFQRRVLEVLREPMETGEISISRAARQVTFPARFQVVAAMNPCPCGYRGHPTMECQCTPQQVMRYRSRISGPLLDRFDLHVEVPVQAGGVLLGAGETGESSASVRERVLRARARQSERGALNAALAGKALHEASHLDAESEKLLSGAMEKLGLSARALHRILRVARTLADLDDQPAVTRNYLMEALGYRQLDRQQGQGSVVSA, from the coding sequence ATGCTTGCTATTGTCCATTCCCGTGCCAGTATCGGCGTGTCTGCACCAGCGGTTACCGTTGAGGTGCATCTTTCTGGCGGCTTGCCGGCCCTGTCTATTGTCGGTTTGCCGGAAACCGGTGTGCGTGAGAGCAAAGATCGGGTGCGCAGTGCCCTGATCAACGCCGGATTCGAATTCCCCGCCCGCCGCATCACCATCAATCTCGCTCCCGCGGACTTGCCCAAAGAGGGTGGTCGCTTTGACTTGCCCATCGCCCTCGGCATTCTTGCTGCCTCTGGGCAGATTCCCGCCGAGAGTCTCAAAGACCTCGAGTTCATTGGCGAGTTGTCCCTGGATGGCGCATTGCGGCCGCTGAAAGGGGTGTTGCCAGCGGTGCTGGCGGCCAGAGACGCGGGCCGTGCGCTGTTGCTTCCTCAGGACAATGCGGACGAAGCGGCGCTGGCCAGTAATGAAGACGTGTTTGCCGCCAGCCATGTCCTCACCATCTGCGAGCATTTGTCTGGTCGCGCCCGGATATCCCCGATAGCTCGAGCCCAGCCTGAAACCGGACCCAGGGGCGACGAACTGGATCTGGCGGACGTTCGTGGCCAGCAGGTTCCGCGACGGGCCCTGGAAGTGGCGGCTGCCGGCGGGCACAATCTTTTACTGTTCGGCCCGCCGGGTACCGGCAAAAGCATGCTGGCCAGCCGACTGCCCGGCATACTGCCCGCCCTGGACGATGCCGCTGCCATGGAAGTGGCCAGCGTACATTCGGTCGCCGGCCTTCCCCTTAAACCCGGTGGTTGGCGGCAGGCTCCGTTCCGCGCCCCGCACCATACCGCGTCGGCGGTGGCGCTGGTAGGGGGTGGCAGTAGCCCAAGACCCGGAGAAATCTCCCTGGCTCATCGAGGCGTACTGTTTCTTGACGAGTTGCCAGAGTTCCAGCGCCGGGTGTTGGAGGTGTTGCGGGAACCGATGGAAACCGGCGAGATTTCCATCAGTCGGGCCGCCCGGCAGGTGACCTTTCCTGCCAGATTTCAGGTGGTTGCTGCCATGAACCCGTGCCCGTGCGGCTACCGTGGTCACCCGACCATGGAGTGCCAGTGTACCCCGCAACAGGTCATGCGCTATCGCTCCAGAATCTCTGGGCCATTGCTGGACCGGTTTGATCTGCACGTCGAAGTGCCGGTGCAGGCCGGGGGTGTGTTGCTGGGGGCCGGTGAAACCGGAGAGTCCAGCGCCAGCGTCCGTGAGCGGGTGCTACGGGCCCGGGCCAGGCAGTCAGAACGGGGCGCTCTCAATGCGGCCCTCGCCGGCAAGGCGTTGCATGAGGCCAGTCATCTGGACGCGGAGAGCGAGAAACTGCTGTCCGGAGCCATGGAGAAGCTGGGTTTGTCTGCCCGGGCATTGCATCGGATACTCCGGGTGGCCCGCACCCTGGCGGACCTGGATGACCAGCCAGCGGTAACCCGGAATTATCTGATGGAAGCGCTCGGCTACCGGCAACTGGACCGTCAGCAGGGGCAAGGCTCGGTTGTCTCCGCTTGA
- the trmB gene encoding tRNA (guanosine(46)-N7)-methyltransferase TrmB has product MTDQHETQDASGDNPITTRRGVRSFVLRQGRMTEGQKKAYERSWPKYGLTRDNGMIDPREVFGRDNMLNLEIGFGMGKSLADMAEAAPEQDFIGVEVHLPGVGALLKEVEDRGLENVRVYNIDANDVIDLCLPDASLDRVMVFFPDPWHKKKHHKRRLIQHDFVQRIRHKLRVGGILHLATDWENYAEHMLEVMNDSEGFANTQEQGGYSPRPDDRPITKFEKRGENLGHGVWDLLFYRTN; this is encoded by the coding sequence ATGACTGACCAGCATGAGACTCAAGATGCCTCCGGCGACAACCCGATTACCACTCGCCGAGGTGTTCGCAGTTTTGTTCTGCGCCAGGGCCGGATGACCGAGGGTCAGAAAAAAGCCTATGAGCGCAGCTGGCCAAAGTATGGCCTGACCCGTGACAACGGCATGATCGACCCGAGGGAAGTGTTTGGCCGGGACAATATGCTGAACCTGGAAATCGGGTTTGGCATGGGGAAATCCCTGGCCGATATGGCAGAAGCGGCCCCCGAGCAGGATTTTATTGGTGTGGAGGTGCATTTGCCCGGTGTTGGTGCCTTGCTCAAAGAGGTGGAGGATCGCGGGCTTGAGAACGTGCGCGTTTACAATATCGACGCCAATGACGTCATCGACCTGTGCCTGCCCGACGCCAGCCTGGACCGTGTGATGGTGTTCTTCCCGGACCCCTGGCATAAGAAAAAGCATCACAAACGCCGTCTGATCCAGCACGACTTTGTTCAGAGGATTCGTCACAAACTCCGCGTTGGCGGTATTCTGCACTTGGCGACGGACTGGGAGAACTACGCCGAGCACATGCTGGAAGTGATGAACGACTCGGAAGGCTTCGCCAACACTCAGGAGCAGGGCGGCTACTCACCGCGCCCGGATGACCGTCCGATCACCAAATTTGAAAAGCGTGGTGAGAATCTTGGCCACGGAGTCTGGGATTTGTTGTTCTATCGCACCAATTAA
- the speA gene encoding biosynthetic arginine decarboxylase: MPETTALPAHKVYNIAHWSDGYIAVTPQGEVEICPDRGRTAARINLPDLTRSLVRSGVALPVLIRFTDILHDRVNKLCGAFNKVTAEQGYQGRYTAVYPIKVNQQRRVVEELLAAEPAASAGQVGLEAGSKPELMAVLALAPKAGSVIVCNGYKDREYIRLALIGQKLGHRVFIVVEKQSELPLILEEAEHLDVSPLIGVRARLATIGKGNWQNTGGEKSKFGLSASQVLDVVNTLKQAGALGTLQLLHFHLGSQIANIRDIQTGLKECARFYTELRRLGAPVGTVDIGGGLGVDYEGTRSRSSCSMNYSVFEYAYNVVHVLQAECDRQGIPHPDLISESGRALTAHHSVLVTNVIDRETPDHREVTEPAADAPAPLNDLWRDLISLQDDQSPRSLAEIYHDVLHAMTDVHAQFAHGLLSLSERAQAETLYTTCCRLLRSQLDSGSRAHREIIDELNEKLAEKLFVNFSLFQSLPDVWGIDQIFPVMPINGLNRPLNRRAVIQDITCDSDGRIDQYVDGQGVETTLALPEEQEDEPLLMGFFMTGAYQEILGDMHNLFGDTHSVDVRLNDRGEYNIGTPITGDTVAKVLRYVNFEPDNLLRAYQDKFDLSDLDKPTQSRLLGELKAGLEGYTYLEE, encoded by the coding sequence ATGCCTGAAACCACAGCCTTACCTGCCCACAAGGTTTATAACATCGCGCACTGGAGTGACGGTTACATCGCCGTTACACCCCAAGGCGAAGTCGAGATCTGCCCGGACCGGGGGCGGACTGCAGCCCGTATCAACCTGCCCGACCTGACCCGGTCCCTGGTACGTTCCGGCGTTGCCTTGCCGGTACTGATCCGCTTTACCGACATACTGCATGACCGGGTGAACAAGCTGTGCGGCGCCTTCAACAAGGTAACCGCCGAACAGGGCTACCAGGGGCGCTACACTGCGGTTTACCCGATCAAGGTCAATCAGCAGCGGCGAGTCGTGGAAGAACTGTTGGCGGCAGAGCCCGCTGCCTCGGCCGGACAAGTCGGGCTCGAAGCCGGCAGCAAGCCGGAGTTGATGGCGGTATTGGCGCTTGCCCCGAAAGCGGGGTCGGTGATTGTCTGCAATGGCTATAAAGACCGGGAGTATATCCGTCTGGCCCTGATCGGCCAGAAGCTGGGCCACCGGGTGTTTATCGTGGTGGAGAAGCAATCGGAACTGCCGCTGATCCTGGAGGAGGCTGAGCACCTTGATGTTTCACCCCTGATTGGAGTGCGGGCAAGATTGGCCACCATTGGCAAAGGCAACTGGCAGAATACCGGAGGCGAGAAATCCAAGTTCGGGTTGTCCGCCAGCCAGGTTCTGGATGTCGTCAACACCCTCAAACAGGCTGGAGCGCTGGGCACGCTGCAGTTACTGCACTTCCACCTGGGCTCCCAGATCGCCAACATCCGGGATATCCAGACCGGTCTGAAAGAATGCGCCCGCTTCTATACCGAACTGCGCCGGCTGGGCGCACCGGTTGGCACCGTGGATATCGGCGGTGGGCTGGGCGTGGACTATGAGGGTACCCGCTCCCGCAGCAGTTGCTCAATGAACTACAGCGTCTTCGAATACGCCTATAACGTGGTGCATGTACTGCAAGCCGAATGCGATCGCCAAGGCATTCCCCATCCGGACCTGATCAGCGAATCTGGCCGAGCCCTGACCGCCCACCACTCGGTGCTGGTCACCAACGTGATTGACCGGGAAACGCCGGACCATCGGGAAGTCACCGAGCCAGCAGCAGACGCACCAGCACCACTGAATGACCTCTGGCGTGATCTGATCAGCCTGCAGGATGACCAGTCGCCCCGTTCGCTGGCAGAAATTTACCACGATGTGCTGCATGCGATGACCGACGTCCATGCACAGTTCGCCCATGGTCTGTTATCACTCAGTGAGCGGGCCCAGGCGGAAACTCTCTACACCACCTGCTGCCGGCTCCTTCGGAGTCAACTGGACAGCGGCAGCCGGGCGCACCGGGAGATCATCGACGAACTTAACGAAAAGCTCGCGGAAAAGCTGTTCGTTAATTTTTCCCTGTTCCAGTCCCTGCCGGATGTCTGGGGCATCGACCAGATCTTTCCGGTAATGCCCATCAATGGCCTGAACCGCCCGCTTAACCGGCGCGCAGTGATTCAGGACATCACCTGTGACTCTGATGGCCGAATTGATCAGTACGTAGATGGCCAGGGCGTCGAGACCACCCTGGCGCTGCCGGAAGAACAGGAAGACGAGCCACTGCTGATGGGGTTCTTCATGACCGGCGCCTATCAGGAAATTCTGGGTGACATGCACAATCTGTTCGGAGATACCCACTCTGTGGATGTGCGCCTGAACGACCGGGGCGAATACAACATCGGAACACCGATTACCGGTGACACGGTCGCCAAGGTGCTGCGCTATGTCAACTTTGAGCCGGACAACCTGCTCCGGGCCTATCAGGACAAGTTTGACCTCAGCGACCTGGACAAGCCGACGCAGTCAAGGTTGCTGGGCGAGCTGAAAGCGGGACTCGAAGGTTACACCTACCTGGAGGAATAG
- a CDS encoding sodium-dependent bicarbonate transport family permease, with protein sequence MPDIIVMFFLLGLVAGTVKSDLSIPREAYDILSLLLMLTIGLKGGMALYGNLAPGLLLEMLAVAGLGFALPLLMIPILRYGVGLSIADTASFAAHYGSVSAGTFAVALAWVETRGLSSGGQVTLYLVLLELPAIMVGLWFYRRFGKRTGDIKGTPLWQETLTNRSVILLVGGVVIGALYGPGQGTGVTAPLTSAFSVILSLFLLEMGLVAAETLRNLKLIHWRIVLFGLAMPPVLSVAGLTVGTLLGLDTGSIVILATLTASASYIAAPVAIRHAVPDANIGLAMLASLGVTFPFNVLVGIGLYYSMLSWAVPL encoded by the coding sequence ATGCCCGACATCATCGTCATGTTTTTCCTGCTCGGCCTGGTCGCAGGAACCGTCAAATCTGACCTGTCTATTCCACGAGAAGCCTACGACATTCTCAGTCTGCTGCTGATGCTGACCATTGGCCTGAAGGGTGGCATGGCCCTGTACGGGAACCTGGCACCAGGTCTGCTTCTGGAGATGCTTGCGGTGGCGGGCCTGGGGTTTGCGTTACCGCTGCTGATGATCCCGATCCTGCGTTACGGCGTCGGGCTTTCAATCGCCGACACCGCCAGTTTTGCCGCCCACTATGGTTCGGTCAGTGCGGGCACCTTTGCCGTCGCACTGGCGTGGGTTGAAACTCGCGGCCTCAGCTCCGGCGGTCAGGTAACGCTCTATCTGGTGCTTCTGGAGTTACCTGCCATCATGGTCGGGCTCTGGTTCTACCGGCGTTTTGGTAAGCGCACCGGTGACATCAAAGGTACCCCGCTCTGGCAGGAAACCCTGACCAACCGAAGCGTTATCCTGCTGGTGGGTGGCGTGGTCATTGGAGCGCTTTACGGGCCGGGACAGGGCACCGGCGTCACCGCCCCCCTGACCAGCGCCTTTTCTGTCATTCTGTCGCTATTCCTGCTGGAGATGGGGCTGGTGGCCGCCGAAACCCTGCGCAACCTCAAGCTGATCCATTGGAGAATCGTACTATTCGGGCTTGCAATGCCCCCCGTGCTGTCGGTGGCGGGGCTAACGGTGGGCACCCTGCTTGGGCTCGACACCGGCTCTATCGTCATCCTCGCAACCCTCACCGCCAGCGCGTCCTACATTGCCGCACCGGTGGCGATTCGCCACGCTGTTCCGGATGCCAATATCGGCTTGGCCATGCTGGCTTCGTTGGGCGTCACCTTTCCGTTTAATGTGCTCGTCGGCATCGGACTCTATTACTCCATGCTCAGCTGGGCGGTGCCGTTATAA
- the speE gene encoding polyamine aminopropyltransferase yields MTVLNERWFTEVFQDQGTAFSLQVKRKLHEEQTPFQKLEIYETETFGNLMVLDGCVMLTTRDNFLYHEMMTHPALFTHKNPKKVVIVGGGDCGTLKEVLKHPGVEEAWQVEIDERVTRMSEKYFPELCEANNDPRANFFFGDGIRWMRDIEPNSIDLLIIDSTDPVGPAEGLFALDFYRDAMAALREGGIIVQQSESPLLHTDSIIKDIHSDMQKAGFGHVQTLPFPQPVYPTGWWSCTMGSKDNPLKYFREEDANNRPFVTRYYNAGIHHGALAMPQFMMDALEDSVRPEEA; encoded by the coding sequence ATGACGGTATTGAACGAAAGGTGGTTTACCGAGGTGTTCCAGGATCAGGGCACAGCATTTTCACTTCAGGTCAAGCGCAAGCTGCATGAAGAGCAAACCCCGTTTCAGAAGCTGGAAATCTATGAAACGGAAACCTTTGGCAACCTGATGGTGCTGGATGGTTGCGTGATGCTGACCACCCGTGACAACTTTCTGTACCACGAGATGATGACCCATCCGGCGTTGTTCACCCACAAGAACCCGAAGAAAGTAGTGATTGTAGGCGGCGGAGACTGCGGTACCCTGAAAGAAGTGCTCAAGCACCCGGGCGTCGAGGAAGCCTGGCAGGTGGAAATTGACGAGCGGGTTACCCGCATGTCGGAAAAGTACTTTCCAGAGCTGTGTGAGGCCAACAACGACCCCCGGGCAAATTTCTTTTTTGGCGATGGCATTCGGTGGATGCGGGATATTGAGCCCAACAGCATCGACCTGCTGATTATCGACAGTACGGACCCGGTGGGCCCTGCTGAAGGTCTGTTTGCCCTGGATTTCTACCGGGATGCCATGGCTGCATTGCGCGAGGGCGGCATTATCGTGCAGCAGAGTGAATCGCCGCTTCTGCATACTGACAGCATCATCAAGGATATCCACAGCGATATGCAAAAGGCCGGCTTCGGCCATGTGCAGACTCTGCCGTTCCCGCAGCCTGTCTACCCAACCGGTTGGTGGAGCTGCACCATGGGCAGCAAAGATAACCCGCTGAAGTACTTCCGCGAGGAAGACGCCAACAACCGCCCGTTCGTGACCCGCTACTATAACGCCGGCATTCACCACGGAGCCCTGGCGATGCCGCAGTTCATGATGGACGCGCTGGAAGACTCGGTTCGCCCTGAAGAGGCCTGA
- a CDS encoding DUF6316 family protein, protein METRKGEQQERHWFRSERFSLVNGQWYFQTREGSIQGPFDSVQEAEMELMLYLRHADDQLFQGVC, encoded by the coding sequence ATGGAAACTCGCAAAGGTGAACAACAGGAGCGTCACTGGTTTCGTAGTGAGCGGTTCTCGCTGGTTAATGGGCAGTGGTATTTCCAGACTCGCGAGGGCTCGATCCAGGGGCCGTTTGACAGCGTTCAGGAAGCGGAAATGGAATTGATGTTGTACCTGCGGCACGCAGATGACCAATTGTTCCAGGGAGTCTGTTAG